Part of the Sphingorhabdus pulchriflava genome is shown below.
AATTCATTCGGGGCCAGATTGACGCGCTGTCCCTTATATTTCACCCGATAGGCTTGCGGCTCAACCACCACGTCGCCTAATTCAATCCTTTCAGCAGTGTCAGAGGGCATGACATGCGATGCACCATGCTCGATACGCCGTAACACCTCTTCAGGCGACAACAGCCCGACGACATAATCGTCAGCGCCGGCCTGCATGGCTCGCACCAGCATATCCTTGTCGGCCTGATCGAAAACCATCGTGATGGTAGATTTCTGCGTGACCGGGTCGGCGCGTAACCGTCTGCACATTTCCAGCCCGGAAATTTCTGGCAGAATGAAATCGACAAAGCACCAGATATCACCGCCTGATTCCAGTGCAGGCACGGTTGATCCAATGGCAACCAGTGCAATATTTGGCCGCGCCCGTTGCAATTCGACAAACAGCGAAGGGTTCTGTGAAGTGAACAGAACTGTCTTCGATCCGGTCATGGCATAAAATCCGCAGGTCTGAGTTAAATCCTAACTGCAACCTTCAAATGACAGAATCGTGACTCTTTGTGTTCAGGAGCTTCAAACGCGCATTTTGGGACTGAACGGCTATTTTCAGCGCAGCGCGACGCCGAGTTTGTCTGCCAGCATCGGGGCGATGCTACGCATGTCGATCTCGCCAAGATTTTTGCCTGCGGTGATGCCTTGGCCCATGATCAGGAAGGAAGACCGCATATTGCCGCCCGACTGGAAATAGCCATGCGTGCCTTTGCTGCCCGATGCCGAGACCAAGGGCGCATCTTTACCTTTGAAGCCGCCTCCATAAGCACCGAATTCAAAATTGACGTAGAAACTGGCCTTGGGATTACCCCCCCTGCGCGCGATTTCCTTGCGATCTGCAATCGCCGCGATCCGGTTTGCCGGATCGGATCTAAGCTTTTTGAGCAGGGCTTCGACGCGCGCGACCAATGCTTCATCGTCAGGGTCAGCCAGCATGATGGCGCTCGAACCGCCGGAGTTCCAAGGGGCGGCCTGCCACTCTTTGATTTTGCCGTCAGCTCCCAGCTTCATCAGCCCGGCATCGATAAAGGCGCGGTAGAGGTTAATCTCGGTTGTAGTCGTGGCAAAGCCATGATCTGACGCGATCGCGATCACCGCATCCGGATGCACTTTCAGTTGGGCAGCCACCAATTTGCCCACAATGGCGTCGATGCGTTCGAGTATATGGTGCGCGTCTTTTGTATCCGGACCTTTTTCATGCTGTTCATGATCTAGTGCAGTGAAATAAGCGGTCATGAAATCTGGTTTTTCCGCGAGAATCAACGCCTCGGCAAAGTGCGCTCGGTTTTCGTCACCCGCGATGCTCTCATCAATACCCTGCGCATAAGCAATGCCTAGCGACGACTCCAGCCTGTCTACCAATCCAGGCGTTGCCAGCACCTTCATCAGCTTGACATCATCCTCATGACCGGTGCGCCAGATTTGCGGCAGGTTATAGCGGATGGAGGTTTGCCCGACGGTAACGGGCCAGTGAACATTGGCGGTTTTCAAGCCTGCTTTCGCGGCGGCATCCCACAATGTAGGCGCCTTGAAATCACTGGCATACCAGTACCAGCCCGACTGATTGATCTGCATCGGATCAAAGCCGGTATTGCCGATAATGCCATGCTCGGCGGGGCTCACGCCTGTCACCAATGTCGCGTGGCTGGGATAGGTCACCGAAGGCAGCACGCCGGTGACGCCGCTGGCGTAGCTGCCTTCTTTGACGAAACGTTTCAAATTAGGAATGTTGATGCCCCGCTTTTCGGCTTCGATCACATCGGCGGGTTGCAACCCATCGATAGAGATTAAAAGCACGGGTTCGGCTTGACTGGCGGCAGGAACAAGCGCAGCCAGCGCGACGATCAAGCGGGGCATCCTGCGCATCAGAAACCGACCTTGGCAGTCACAAAGAACTGCTGCGGCGCGCCGGCAAGCAGGGTCTGGTTATCACCGCTATTGCCAAAGCCGTTCGACCCGATGGTCGAAACATAGCGCTTGTCGAACAAGTTGGTTGCATTGAGTTGAACCTCGATCGGCTTACGCATACCCATGTCAAAGCGATAGCCGAGCGTTGCATCGACGAGCACGCGGCTGCCGACCGACTGGTCATTGGTGTAGGTGAAATACCGCTTGCTCATATAATTGGCACCGATGCGGCCAAAGAGACTGTCGCTGTCATACGCGATTTCGCCCTTCAGCATATGCTTTGGCGTATCGACGACGTTCCTACCCTTGATCGGAACGATCGTGGGTGTGACGCCGGGGATTACCACATTGTCGCGATAGGTGGCGTCGTTGTAGCTATAGGATGCAAATAGCGTCAGCCCGCCGCCGAGGCGCACATCGCCAGCTGCTTCGAAACCGAGCGAACGCACCGAGCCCACATTTTGCTGGATTGAAGGGTTGCCGACGATACCGGGACCGGTGGGGATGCCGAGCAGGCGGTTGCGGAAGTTGACATAATAGACGCCCAATACGCCGTTAAAGGTCGCATTGTTGAAACGGGCACCCAACTCGTAAGTATCCGACTCTTCGGGCTTCAAACCGCGCGCGCGGAGAGCGTTAAAGCCAGCCTGTGTGGTCGAGAAGGGACCGCTGGTCGCCGAGGATACGAAGGCGCGCGTGGCCTGTGTAAATCCGCCGAAAACCTCTGCATTGCTGCTGAGCTTATAGGCAACACCGGCGTGCGGCTGGAACCAGTCACGCGACTTGATCTTGCCCGCAGCAAGCGAGCCCTGAACGCGGGGATCGGCCTCATTATTGACCTGAAAGCCTTTCCAGCCAAGGTTGATCGTCAGATCACCCATGCTGATCTTGTCCTGCACATGATATTGCAGCGTGTCGGTGTTGAAATCGAACAGCCATTGCGTGAAGAACGGGTTGCGCAGGAATTTTGTGTGATCGAGGCCCGGAGTGGTCAGGCTTTGATAGGCGTAGAAACGGCGGGCCTGGGTGAAGTCGTTATGCTCGTACCAGCCGCCAACGCTGATCGTGTGATCACCAACTTCGGCCTCAAGTGATCCGAACACGCCGCCGCGCTGGATGTCATATTCTGTGGTACGCGCCGACATCGGAACGCCGTTGGGGCTGGGAACATAAGGTGTGCCCCATGTGCCCTGACCGGTATTGTCGTGGTAATAGGCCTTGATCTTAAAGGTCACGCCCTCGTCCAGCGGGGCCGTCAAGCCATAGGCCGCAAGCGTATCCTTACGGAGGCCCGAGGCATCATAATAGCTGTCGTCCAGATTGTTGATCGGGGCGACGAAAACACCCTGCGCTGCGGCGATGGCCTTTGCATAATCCGGGAAATAATTGTCATGATCATAACCCAGACGGCGGATCATCTCGAGCGACAGATCCTGATAATCCTGCTCGGCGCGGTCCGAATAGCTGAAATAGGCATCAAATTCGGCTTGGCCCACCGGAATGATCGCCTTGGCGTTGATCATCCAGTTGCGCTGGTCACCGCCGCCCTTCCATTTTTCGGCATTGTGATAGGTGCCCGAGATAAAACCGCGAATGCCATCGCTCTCGCCAAAATTGACGCGGGCAAATGCGCGGATAGTGTTTTCCGATCCATAGGTCAGATTGGCATCGGCGCCAAAACCTTCGGTCGGGTCATAGGAAAAGAACTCGAGCGTGCCGCCGAGATTGTTGGTCGATTGCGTGCCGATTGAACCGGCGCCCTGCGAAACGCGTGTGATGCCGATATTTTCCGGCGCAATCGCGCGGCCAATGTGCAGGCCGTTATTGTTGCCGTAGGTTGAATCGCCAAGCGGTATGCCATCAAGCGTGTAGCCGAGCTGGTTCTGGTTGAAGCCCCGGATCGTTACGCGGCTCGACCATTCATAGGTGCCGAACGGGTCAGCCGACTGGAAATTGACGCTGGGTAGCTTTTCGATCGCCTTGAGCGGGCTGGTACCGGGCGCGAGGATCGTGACATCCTCGGTCTTGAGTTCTTGTACCTGACGGGTCTGGCCTTGGCCGAAGACGACAATCTCGCCCTCTGCAGTTGCTTCATTAGCGGCGGGTGCTGTTTGCTGGGCGAATGCCGGCGCTGAAACTAGCGCCGAAGTCGAAAGCAGGAAGAGAGTGACGATACGCATGGTTTTCCCTCGCAGTTGTTATTGCGAGGCGCGCATTAGGCGCGTGCTGTTGCGATTCGGCGTTGGAATCGTGACAGTTTGGCTAAGGCTTAAAGATAGTAAAATGACAACGGCCATTGCCGTCACCGCATTTTCTCCAGTTTCATCGCTATACTGTTCTACAGATTTGTGAACGCAGCCGACGCTGGGCAGCTTCGCTGAAACGCAGCGATTGGTGCAGGGCGAACGGCAGCTTAGCTGCGCCGTGGATCGATGACAATCATGCGCCGTTGTGGGTCCTGGCCAATGGCCGACTTCGCATCGAGCGCACCGACAAAGCCACGACGCATGTAAGGACGCAAATCAAAAGAATGAGTGGCGCGCCCTGCAGGAGTCGAACCTGCGACCTCAAGATTAGAAGTCTCGCGCTCTATCCAGCTGAGCTAAGGGCGCGCGCTGGGTGCGCAATAACCACTTTGCGCGATGCTGCAAAGCGGGATATGGCAGCGGTATGAGTAATCGAGCAATAGAAGCGCATAGTGCCGCCGAAATGACTGGACGGCATTTCCGATACTATGACTTTGTAATGGCGGCATTCGTTGCGGTGTTGCTGCTGTCCAATGTAATTGGTGCCGCCAAACCCGCTGTGATAGAAATTGGCGGTGAGCCGTGGGTTTTCGGTGCTGGTATTCTCTTTTTCCCGCTCGGCTATGTCATCGGCGATGTGCTGACCGAAGTGTACGGATATGCGCGTGCGCGTCGTGTGATCTGGGCCGGGTTTGCGGGCCTGATATTCATGGCCTTCATGAGCTGGGTGGTCGTCAGCCTGCCGCCCGCTGAGGGCTGGGAAGGTCAAGCCGCCTATGAAAGTGTGTTTGGGCAGGTGCCGCGCATCGTTTTCGCTTCTATCGTGGCATTTTGGGCAGGTGAGTTCGTCAACAGCTATGTAATGGCGCGGATGAAGATCTGGACCCAGGGGCGGCATCTCTGGTCGCGCACCATTGGATCAACCTTTGTAGGACAGGGCGTCGACAGTCTAATTTTCTATCCCTTGGCGTTTTGGGGCGTGTGGGAGAATGAGGCGGTTATCATGGTGATGATCACCAATTGGGGGCTCAAAGTGTTATGGGAAGTTGTGTTGACACCCGTCACTTATGCCGTTGTTGGCTGGCTTAAGCGCAAGGAAGGCGTAGACCTGTTTGACGAGGGCACCAACTTTACACCCTTCAAAACACAGGTCTGACCCGCATGTTTTTCGGTTATACCCCGCTGGATTTCCAGCAGTTCAAAATGGTTGCGCTTGATGCAACCGGCCTCGCCAAGGATGCACTGCATATTTATGCTGGGATGGCGTTGTTTCTCACGATGCGGCTGCTTTGGCGCTGGCGAGGGGGCTGGGTCTTGGCCTGGTTAGCGGTGCTCGCTATGGCTTGCACGGTCGAATGGATCGATATGAAAGCGGAAGGCGCCGCAAATGCACTGCAGCCTGATGCCGCACATTGGCACGATATCTGGAACACGATGTTCTGGCCGTCGGTCTTATTGCTGGTCGGGCGCTGGTTGCAGCCCAAGTCTAAAGCCCACACGCCGTTATCAGGCGATCTCGCGGATCAGCCCTTCGAAGAGCCGCCGCCCGTCTGATCCGCCCTGAACCGCCTCGATCATCCGTTCGGGGTGGGGCATCATGCCGAGTACGTTGCCGGCGTCATTGAGGATTCCAGCGATATTGCGTGCGGAACCATTGACCTTTTCGGCATAGCGAAATGCCACCTGGCCTTCGCCTTCAATTCGGTCGAGCGTTGCTTTATCGGCGAAATAATTTCCGTCATGATGCGCCACAGGGATCGTAATTTCCTCACCCTCCTGATAGCGGCTGGTAAAGATCGACTGGCTGTTTTCAACTGTGAGTTTCACTTCGCGGCAAACAAAACGGATGCCTGCATTGCGCATCAAAGCACCCGGCAACAAACCCGCTTCGGTCAGTATCTGAAAGCCGTTGCAAACGCCCAGAACGGGAACCCCGCGTCCCGCCGCGGCGATAACTGCCTGCATCACTGGCGAGCGCGCAGCCATCGCGCCAGAGCGCAAATAGTCGCCATAGGAAAAGCCGCCCGGTACCGCGATCAGATCCAGATTGGCAGGCAGCTCGGTTTCGCGGTGCCAGACCAATGATGTTTGCGCTCCGGTAACCTCGCTGATGGCAACGGCCATGTCACGATCGCAATTGGAACCCGGGAACTGGATGACTGCTGCGCGCATAGCGTTCAGCCTTTCTGTTCAATCTCGAAATTTTCGATCACCATATTGGCCAGCAATTTGCGGCACATATCCTCAAGCTCGGTTTGGGAAAGGCCGGGCTCATGGTCTATTTCGATCAATCGTCCCGCGCGCACATCGTTGACACCTTTAAATCCCAAACCTTCAAGCGCGTGGTGAATAGCTTTTCCCTGAGGGTCCAAAACGCCATTTTTCAGGGTGACGAAGACTCGGGTTTTCATGTGTGTTGCCTTGATGGGAGCGTTACAGCGTCCCTATAGTCGCCGAAGTTTCTGACACAAGGGGTAGGATAGGGTTAATTTGCGCCAATCTTGTTTATCAACCCTGTTCTTACCACCCAGTATTTAGCTTCGTTCGATTCACAGACCCGTCGGGTGTGGTTCGGAGGTTGCAAAATGGTCGGTTTGGCTACTGCAATTTTTGTGAGTGTGTTCGGATTTGGTAATGCCATATTCGGTTGGAGCGAACACACGCTTCACGAAGTGCAACTGGGGCTATTTCTTTCTTTCGTTCTGGGTGTCTTGTGCGGCTATAAAACAAAGGGTTGATCTCAATCTCCCGTCGAATCCGCCGCTTTCGGTATGACCCTGAACGTATAACTTCTGTCCTTTACCAAATAGCGCTTCGCGACTTCCCACACATCCGTCGATGTAATTGTGCGGAACTGGCTTTCATTCTCCCGGAATCTTTGTAGCCGGTCAGGGGCGGTCTGTGCTTCGTCGACGATGCCGATCCAGGTCGGGTTCCGCTTTCGCCAATCGGCAAATTTCTCCAGCGTCGGCTTGCGCGCGCGCTCGAAAAGGTCGTGCGATACAGGGGTGGAGAGGATTTCGTCGATCACGGCATCGACCGACGACTCAATCTTTTCAAGGTCTTTCACATCCCCATTT
Proteins encoded:
- a CDS encoding alkaline phosphatase family protein; this encodes MRRMPRLIVALAALVPAASQAEPVLLISIDGLQPADVIEAEKRGINIPNLKRFVKEGSYASGVTGVLPSVTYPSHATLVTGVSPAEHGIIGNTGFDPMQINQSGWYWYASDFKAPTLWDAAAKAGLKTANVHWPVTVGQTSIRYNLPQIWRTGHEDDVKLMKVLATPGLVDRLESSLGIAYAQGIDESIAGDENRAHFAEALILAEKPDFMTAYFTALDHEQHEKGPDTKDAHHILERIDAIVGKLVAAQLKVHPDAVIAIASDHGFATTTTEINLYRAFIDAGLMKLGADGKIKEWQAAPWNSGGSSAIMLADPDDEALVARVEALLKKLRSDPANRIAAIADRKEIARRGGNPKASFYVNFEFGAYGGGFKGKDAPLVSASGSKGTHGYFQSGGNMRSSFLIMGQGITAGKNLGEIDMRSIAPMLADKLGVALR
- a CDS encoding queuosine precursor transporter, encoding MSNRAIEAHSAAEMTGRHFRYYDFVMAAFVAVLLLSNVIGAAKPAVIEIGGEPWVFGAGILFFPLGYVIGDVLTEVYGYARARRVIWAGFAGLIFMAFMSWVVVSLPPAEGWEGQAAYESVFGQVPRIVFASIVAFWAGEFVNSYVMARMKIWTQGRHLWSRTIGSTFVGQGVDSLIFYPLAFWGVWENEAVIMVMITNWGLKVLWEVVLTPVTYAVVGWLKRKEGVDLFDEGTNFTPFKTQV
- the purS gene encoding phosphoribosylformylglycinamidine synthase subunit PurS, with the protein product MKTRVFVTLKNGVLDPQGKAIHHALEGLGFKGVNDVRAGRLIEIDHEPGLSQTELEDMCRKLLANMVIENFEIEQKG
- a CDS encoding response regulator transcription factor, coding for MTGSKTVLFTSQNPSLFVELQRARPNIALVAIGSTVPALESGGDIWCFVDFILPEISGLEMCRRLRADPVTQKSTITMVFDQADKDMLVRAMQAGADDYVVGLLSPEEVLRRIEHGASHVMPSDTAERIELGDVVVEPQAYRVKYKGQRVNLAPNEFQLLLHFANSPDKVFSREDLIQLSGKPLDEIENRTVDVWIGRLRRAFKKVGAPEVIRTVRPIGYVFEIP
- a CDS encoding TonB-dependent receptor, whose translation is MRIVTLFLLSTSALVSAPAFAQQTAPAANEATAEGEIVVFGQGQTRQVQELKTEDVTILAPGTSPLKAIEKLPSVNFQSADPFGTYEWSSRVTIRGFNQNQLGYTLDGIPLGDSTYGNNNGLHIGRAIAPENIGITRVSQGAGSIGTQSTNNLGGTLEFFSYDPTEGFGADANLTYGSENTIRAFARVNFGESDGIRGFISGTYHNAEKWKGGGDQRNWMINAKAIIPVGQAEFDAYFSYSDRAEQDYQDLSLEMIRRLGYDHDNYFPDYAKAIAAAQGVFVAPINNLDDSYYDASGLRKDTLAAYGLTAPLDEGVTFKIKAYYHDNTGQGTWGTPYVPSPNGVPMSARTTEYDIQRGGVFGSLEAEVGDHTISVGGWYEHNDFTQARRFYAYQSLTTPGLDHTKFLRNPFFTQWLFDFNTDTLQYHVQDKISMGDLTINLGWKGFQVNNEADPRVQGSLAAGKIKSRDWFQPHAGVAYKLSSNAEVFGGFTQATRAFVSSATSGPFSTTQAGFNALRARGLKPEESDTYELGARFNNATFNGVLGVYYVNFRNRLLGIPTGPGIVGNPSIQQNVGSVRSLGFEAAGDVRLGGGLTLFASYSYNDATYRDNVVIPGVTPTIVPIKGRNVVDTPKHMLKGEIAYDSDSLFGRIGANYMSKRYFTYTNDQSVGSRVLVDATLGYRFDMGMRKPIEVQLNATNLFDKRYVSTIGSNGFGNSGDNQTLLAGAPQQFFVTAKVGF
- the purQ gene encoding phosphoribosylformylglycinamidine synthase subunit PurQ, translating into MRAAVIQFPGSNCDRDMAVAISEVTGAQTSLVWHRETELPANLDLIAVPGGFSYGDYLRSGAMAARSPVMQAVIAAAGRGVPVLGVCNGFQILTEAGLLPGALMRNAGIRFVCREVKLTVENSQSIFTSRYQEGEEITIPVAHHDGNYFADKATLDRIEGEGQVAFRYAEKVNGSARNIAGILNDAGNVLGMMPHPERMIEAVQGGSDGRRLFEGLIREIA